The DNA sequence TGAAATATCCCAAGAGTTTAAGCAACATGATAAAGATGCCAAATTCGGTATTGCCCATATTATGCAGCCACTGAACCCTTATCATGATTATAATCCACTTGAAAAATCTATATGCAATTATTTTGGTGGCCTAAATAACGATACGATTATTGAATTTTTCAAAACTGGTAAATTCAACTGGGGTGGATTGGTTAAAGATGAAAATAAAGCTGCTCCCGCTTCGATCGATTATTTTGGTTTGAACTATTATACGCACAGTTTGATTAAGCAAAATATGAAAAAAACAGCAATCGGATTTGGCGCAAGCGGTCTTGCCATTGCTGCACTTGTGCAAAAGGGATTGATTAAGCCATCGACTGGATTAGGCCTCGGCGTTATTTCTGCCGTTGTGAGCTCGTGTTTGAGTTTATCGATAAAATCTCATCGTGAAGGAACTCCTGTTTCTGATGAGAAACAAATTTATCCAGAAGGATTGAGAGGGTGCATTGAAAAAGCAGCCTCTGTTGGAAAACCAATCTACATAACAGAAAACGGTGTCAGCGACCGTTCTGGTGATAAGCGCGAAGAGTATTTAAAAAAGCATCTCTATATTGTTTCAGAAGCTATCAAAGATGGCTTTGATATTCGGGGATATCATTATTGGAGCTTCATGGACCATTTTAGCTGGAGTACTGCCGGTTTTAAGAAGAAATACGGAATTTACGAAGTTGATTACGAAGGTAATACATTAACGCGCACCTTGCGCGAAAATGCAAAATGGTTTGTCGCTCTAATGCGAAAACACGCAACAACCAGATAAAAACGAGTGGTTATAAAGAGCACCACTGATTTTATGCGCTTTTTTTTGTTTGCGCAAGCGCCCTATAAAGCAAAAGAAAAAAAATAAGTGTGCTCAGAATATCAATTGTAATACTGATGCAATAACCCGCAAAGTTTACGTAGTTCATCGAGTCAAAAAGATTTTGTGCTTTAAAAAGCTTATTTAACGCCTGCCATCCCATTTTTGCCAGAGTTATCGGATTTGCATATGTCAGAAAAGCTTCCCAGTAACTGCTACTTGGCGCCGCTGGCGAAAGCGCAGAGAGTTGCGTACCAAAATAGACCGCAACTGCGGCCCAAGAAACTATGCATACTATTGAAATATAAAGAACCATTCGCCAGCAGATCGCGCCCGCCTTTATTACGAGCTCTTTCAACCAACCAATAACTGGAGTTCTTATGGTTTGCATACAAAGTATGAAGCCCACTAGTGCTATAATAATCGTCGCCATCAGTGCTAATTCGTCATATTCTGAATGCAAATTTAATGATAGGCCGTATTGTGCAGTTCGCGATTCCAAATAATTTTGTGAAATGATAATAAAGTAACGATAGATTGAGAGCGCAGCATTGCTCGGAAAAAGCCCGAGCCATTGTGTGAGCACTAAAAATAAGGTAGCAAGGCCGGCAGAAAAAAAGGATGATCTGCCCAAAAAGTACCATAATTTGATCATGTATTTTCCCCGGAATCTCTAAAAGATGCGGCATTTTTGTTCAATAAATACAATACTGACACGTTGCCAATAAAAAAGGAAGGTAGAGAAAAGCCTAGGCAACTCTCTCTTAAAAGAGTATTCATCAGCACAAAAGCGGATGAATGTTTACACCGTGATTTACTCATCCGGCAGTGCTACTTGTTTGCACTGCTGACTGCTTAATTAATTGGTTTATTGATTATTACGGTTCGATATTGTATTGCTAAAACAAAAAAAACTCATGGAGAAATGTATGAAGCTGCATGTCTTTGCCCCAGTTAACTTTTTTTATGGATTCGTCCTCGCTCTTTCTTTATCTGTGCATGCCGGACAAGAATTCATGGATAGCGTGCCGGAGCGAAATGATTTGATTGGTATTGAGAAAGAAGAAGCTATTGTTCTAGAACATGTGTTGGAGCATATGCTTGGGCAGGTGGGGGATGATGAGAACTCTCGGGAGCTGTTGGTTCGTTGTTATGACGCATTGGTCGAAAATAAGGATATTTCGATAGTCGATCTGCGTGAACTGCTCCCAGCCATGATATCGTTTGTAAAAGAAGAAATGCGAGCAGCAAGGCCCGATGCCGGAGATTCGCTTGGCAACGGCGCACTAAGCGGTTGTAACGGGTGTGGCTGTGATTTGAGCCAGATTCTCGCTATTCTGAATTCACTTCAAGCCAAATTAACTATATTGATCGCGTGTTGCAATGAAGTGCTTATTGATTTACAGGGTACATTTAGTGTGCTAGCAAATCTAAACGTTACCGCGACGGTTGATTTGAGCCCAATATTTACAATGATTTCTGCATGTTGCAATGGTACCTTTTCTGCTATAGCAGATATTAAATCATCGTTAACAGCGATCACGGTAAATCTCAATCCTGTTTTTACAGCGCTTACGGCATGCTGCAATGGCACCTTCTCAATGCTGAATAAAATTGACACAGAAGTAATTGGTACATTCTCATTGCTCAATACGATTATTATAAATGAGCAGGCAACCTTTACCGCACTTGCTGCGTGTTGCAACGGCACGTTTTCTGCAATAGCTGATATTAAATCATCGTTAACGGCGATTACGGTAAATCTTAATCCAGTGTTTACTGCGCTTACTGCATGCTGCAATGGCACCTTCTCAATGCTGAATAAAATTGACACAGAAGTAATTGGTACATTCTCAGTACTTAATACGATCATTATAAATGAGCAGGGAACCTTTACCGCACTTGCTGCATGTTGCAACGGCACGTTTTCTGCAATAGCAGATATTAAATCATCCTTAACGGCGATAACCGTTAACTTAAATCCCGTATTTACTGCGCTTAATGCATGCTGCAATAGTACTTTTTCAATGCTGGATAAAATAGATAGAGAAGTAATTGGTACTTTTAGCGTTATTAACGCATGTTGCAACGGCACCTTTAGTGCGCTTGCAAATTTAACGGTAACTGCAACTGCCGATTTAAGTGGAGTATTTTCTGCTCTTTCGGCATGTTGCAATGGTACCTTTTCTGCAATAGCCGATATTAAGTCATCGTTAACTGCGATCACGGTGAACCTCAATCCGGTGTTTACTGCATTGGCAGCATGTTGTAATGGAACCTTTAGCGTACTTGCAAATCTCACAGTAACAGCGACTACCGATTTGAGTGGAGTATTTTCTGCTCTTGCGGCATGTTGCAACGGTACTTTCAGCTCTCTTGCTAATTTAAGCGTGACCGCCACGGCCGATTTAAGCGGTGTGTTTACGGCGCTTGCTGCATGCTGCAATGGCACTTTCTCTGTACTTAATCAAGTAAATAATAATGTTCTGGATGTTTTAGAATCGGTTGGCGTAGTAATATTCAATCAGAGAGGAACTTTTTCAGCGCTAGCTGAATGTTGCAATGGTACATTCAGTGCGATCGCAGATATTAAATCATCGTTAACTGCTCTACAAGTGAACTTCAGCCCAGTATTTACGGTGATCAACGCAGGATTTAATGGCACTTTCAGTGCGCTTGCTGCGTGTTGTAATGGTACGTTCTCTGCAATTAATCAACTATCAATTAACCAACAGGGAACGTTTACTCTCATAAACGCAGGATTCAACGGGACTTTTAGTGCCCTTGCTTCATGCTGCAATGGTACGTTCTCGGTCTTGAATAGAATCTTGCTGGACAATCAAGGATCGTTCACTCAAGTTGCAGTAGGATTTAATGGCACTTTCAGCGCTCTTGCGGCGTGTTGCAACGGTACGTTCTCTGCAATCAATCAACTATCAATTAATCAACAGGGAACGTTTAGTCTCATAAACGCAGGATTTAACAGCACTTTCAGTGCAATAACAGCTTGTTGTAATGGTACGTTCTCACTCTTGAATAGAGTCTTGCTTGATAATCAAGGATCGTTCACTCAAGTTGCTGCAGGA is a window from the Candidatus Babeliales bacterium genome containing:
- a CDS encoding family 1 glycosylhydrolase — protein: MKQRKNRMMIIALCVINLFASMTHAVEEYRNWDKIIITEETLNFPKEFVWGTASSAFQIEGNQTANGKFSENNWTRDTFRPQPGIAADHWNRYQEDIENIAQAGMRQYRFSVDWSKIEPKKGEIDQAAMDHYVDIARECKKRNIEPIICLFHHVWPTWFADQGAFENIKNKEDFKKFAHRVRENMQPVGVQWWMTYNEPVGVVLESYLRGKLPPGHVGHLIKAGQVLRNMLNTHVEISQEFKQHDKDAKFGIAHIMQPLNPYHDYNPLEKSICNYFGGLNNDTIIEFFKTGKFNWGGLVKDENKAAPASIDYFGLNYYTHSLIKQNMKKTAIGFGASGLAIAALVQKGLIKPSTGLGLGVISAVVSSCLSLSIKSHREGTPVSDEKQIYPEGLRGCIEKAASVGKPIYITENGVSDRSGDKREEYLKKHLYIVSEAIKDGFDIRGYHYWSFMDHFSWSTAGFKKKYGIYEVDYEGNTLTRTLRENAKWFVALMRKHATTR
- a CDS encoding right-handed parallel beta-helix repeat-containing protein, with the translated sequence MKLHVFAPVNFFYGFVLALSLSVHAGQEFMDSVPERNDLIGIEKEEAIVLEHVLEHMLGQVGDDENSRELLVRCYDALVENKDISIVDLRELLPAMISFVKEEMRAARPDAGDSLGNGALSGCNGCGCDLSQILAILNSLQAKLTILIACCNEVLIDLQGTFSVLANLNVTATVDLSPIFTMISACCNGTFSAIADIKSSLTAITVNLNPVFTALTACCNGTFSMLNKIDTEVIGTFSLLNTIIINEQATFTALAACCNGTFSAIADIKSSLTAITVNLNPVFTALTACCNGTFSMLNKIDTEVIGTFSVLNTIIINEQGTFTALAACCNGTFSAIADIKSSLTAITVNLNPVFTALNACCNSTFSMLDKIDREVIGTFSVINACCNGTFSALANLTVTATADLSGVFSALSACCNGTFSAIADIKSSLTAITVNLNPVFTALAACCNGTFSVLANLTVTATTDLSGVFSALAACCNGTFSSLANLSVTATADLSGVFTALAACCNGTFSVLNQVNNNVLDVLESVGVVIFNQRGTFSALAECCNGTFSAIADIKSSLTALQVNFSPVFTVINAGFNGTFSALAACCNGTFSAINQLSINQQGTFTLINAGFNGTFSALASCCNGTFSVLNRILLDNQGSFTQVAVGFNGTFSALAACCNGTFSAINQLSINQQGTFSLINAGFNSTFSAITACCNGTFSLLNRVLLDNQGSFTQVAAGFNGTFSALAACCNGTFSSLFDIKNTLTACGAIPIFTATIITVSGNYCLANDIVGTITISASEVSLNMNDKTIFGGATAIPLIIGSGNTNVIVGNGTLQNSSIRGALITTCTEITLTNVNFVSNNAGVLISACGDVTVSNCFFYNNQARLVDIANSNRVKVINSSFSNNTAASLGISMIDINGGSRDITIDSDQIAMNSTYESIISLRNSLGADISITNCVIQDNTLAPNPASAFGSWVMRIPGLAPASAFPSNLLIQNCLIRGNSQSAGGTFLLIDMAFLTANGWNVNNNTLQNNTADDMRALIIGSGTGVLAYNNVSNNVGAIITSEGIRYTSRGVAASRIIANQVQGHAINYNPGTGIPLVQISFATGGTTTVSAGNVTPFHNLEMVP